DNA from Doryrhamphus excisus isolate RoL2022-K1 chromosome 19, RoL_Dexc_1.0, whole genome shotgun sequence:
GAtaaatggtgtgtttttttctggaccCGGTTTACGGTGCGCTCTCACCAGACATTTTGTCCTCCAGTTTGACGTAGGCCACTTTCCCCCGAGCCACCACTCGCATGCGTCCCGACCAGTCAGGAGCGTCCAGCTTCCAATCAGCAGCCCTGGTGATCACATCCATGAAGAGAATGACTGAACACTTTATCTTTGGCTGTCATTTTACTCCACCGTGGCACCaacggtgcaaaaaaaaaaacgtcaatcAAGTTGCGAGCGTGCATCTCACCGCAAGCCAAGGCCCAATTATTACATCATGTGCCTTACTCACACTTGCATATGGCGACTGATGCACCGATCTGGGGATGTAAGCTGAAGATTGTAAGCCacatttgggggagggggggggggtagcctAGTAAACAAGCCGGTGTCAgcctgtttcttttaggaaACATCTTCATTCTACGGGCAGCACTGCCATATTGGAGCATATTAACCTGCTACAGTGTCCTTGAGTAGAAGGTCTAATTTCAAACAGGATGCTGTCTTGATGATGGATCTCCAAATGAAAATGAGGGCCTTCAGAACACCATCACAATTACTCTCAATTCATAAATAACACCATTTTGGTCAGGCATGTCACTGGGCGGACGCGGATGTATCCCCCCCAAATACGACCGTCCGCATAAAGACAACTAGTCCTGGGAACACATAGTAAAACGGAAAATATATAAACGCTAAAAGATAAAAAGGGGGATATAAAAGATATAACCCCcaattatgtgtttattttacagGTTTGTGTACACAGAATGCTAGCTGGTAGCACGATGCTACATGAAGCGAAGCAGGTCGCCGCGGTAACGGCTGACAGCTGGCGGACACTCTAGCCAACCGCCAGGCCCTTTGCGTCCTCACCTGATAGCGCGGTTGGATGCTCTCGGTGGGATCCGGTACACGTTGACTTCTGGTTTGACACAGAGGACCGACTCGTACTCGAACTGACCCTCTGCCGCCATCTTGACTTTTTAATTCAGTCAGCGTACGGTCGCTGGTGGCGGTGTTGTTGGTGTTGGCGGTGAGTGGCTCGTGAAGTCCGTGCGGCTGATTGTGGTCGTAATACACCGTGGAGTCGCGCACTTTCTTTTCGAGCACCTTCCAATGACTGGCTTTAAGGTGAAATAATGCGATCGTGTTGAGCGTGGGTAAATAGTTTAGCggtctgtttttatatttaacattctTATCTCTGCTTTTGTGTTATGCTTCGATTGAAATTTTGTTGCTGCCTTTTAAGATTGCCATTACGGTTTTATGAATTCACATACAAGCTAATGGCATGGCTCTCCAAAGTGCAGCACTGGGAACATTAGTGGATCCTTTTTAGATTCTAATAATGGCATTTAACCAACAAcagacaaaatggaaaaaaatagttgtgattttacaagaataaagtaaaaacgtTAAGagaaaaatctaaatttttattgtaatatcacTTTTCTCTAAATCTAGGATGACATCAATCTAATATCCCGatctcgtaaaaaaaaaaaaaattcaaaggtCAGCTCACTTGTCTGACTTCTGTAATTTTTCTAatactttttgtaatattttgtatgtaatattttttttgtaattgaagTACAGTGTTGCAAGTCGTTTTCTCAGATTTAGATTTCTCAGGGTTTAAATTTtttacacagcaaaaaaaaaaaaaaaaaaaaaagcaccccaggACAGTCCactaaacattttatttgtttgtatgttcTTTGCCCTAAAAGCTGTTTAGCACAGAAATTCATTGTAGCctgctgtgttttttaatttttatacatGTTCAAGTCAtggttgacacacacacatacacagaattCAAAACAGTGACGTcactgtcaaagcagagtgttaTAGCACCACCCTgtggaatatttacaataattCCAGATCAGACTTTAAAAGGCTATCAGtagcctattttagggggactttaGCCCCCCTAACatgttcttaagaccccctAAGTTGTATCATTTTATTCTTCAATTTTTCCCAGGCATGTATGTGAAGAAATATTGAAGTTAATGGTCAATGGGGGCGGGTTTTAATATTAGTGCCACTCACAAACAAGTgttataatgtaattaatttaaataaggTAGACgtcatttgtttatgtttactttTTCCTTAATAACTTATCAGTGTGTTTTTCATCACAAACAGATTTTGTGGATGAATGATTGTATTTTTGGGCTGTGTTGACTCCACTAAACGGAAAGTATTCTTGATACTAATACTACAGTAGGAATAAGACTTATACGCGATGCTCATGTTCATTCTGGAGTCCATCTTTGTCAATAAAGCAAAGAAATAAAAGTCTGGTTTAGTCCATTAGTGCCCAGTTTAAAAGATCTTTGGGGTATAGGTTCCGCTTAAACCCCTTCCAGAAGCTCCGTGGTGACTCTTTCTTCTATGGGTGATGGTGGGGACGCAGATGTGGGCGGGGTCGAGGGAGGAGATGGGAACAGGGCCGGGTGCACGGGCGGCGGTGAAGGGGGCGTTTGTCGGTTGGGGAAAGCCAGAGGGAGGAAGATGACATGTTTCATGGGGGGGTGTGTATCGGGAGGTGAGGGACTGCGAGCGCTGGGCGGGGACGAGGGGGATTCGTCCACGGGGGACCAGAGAGTGCTCGGTGTGGGCGGGGACGCGGCAGCATCTGTGGTTTTGTTGGAAGGTTCCTCAGATATCCTTGGGGTGACGGCAGGGTCAGGTGACTTCTGGGGGTGGGTCTCCTTATCCGGGGCGGTGTTCTGGAAAATAAGACGGAATTAGACATGATTGGGATGGATGGGGAGAGTTTTGGATTAGAAGATAAGATATTGTTTGCCCTGCAGCGGGACTTAGTGTGGCATGGGGTGGATTAAAAAGCGTGTTTGGACCGAGGAGCGGCCATGTCACATGGAAATATTACAAGATGTCCTACCAGCGGGAGTTCAAGCTAAGCTAGCAGCTATAAAATACgccaataataaaaacctaGCGAGCGTGAACGTACGTGGAGGTCCTGATTGATCCGACATTCTTctgccgggttttctccggtttcctcccacattccaaaaacatgctagcttaattagccactccaaattgtccataggtatgaatgtgagtgtgaatggttgtttgtctatatgtgccctgtgattggctggccaccagtccagggtgtaccccgcctctcgcaccaaGACAGCGagagggataggctccagcaccccccgccaccctcattCCTAGTCACTCACCACGATAACGGagagcgccgccgccgccgccgcgttGCCGTGCGTTCTCGGTTTACCCGTCACTTCGgcctttgtgtttttcttcgtCATGTCGTCATCCTGCGAGACGCACGGCGATATAGTTAGCAAAcgccgccccccccacccccccgaacGTGAGTACAGTTTCTAAAAGTAGAAGCGATACCGTGAGCCAAGGATGGGCGAGGACATCCTTCGCCGTGTAGCGTTCCTCCGTGTTCACCTGCAGCATCTTCCTGATGAGTTCCTGAGGTAAAAAtctacttttttaaaatgtagtttcattatttttttactatttactaaTCTGACACAGTGTGGACGGACATTTCTTTCAAATATTTGGTAgttctagtacaggggtgctcacactttttcagcatgcgagctacttttaaaatgagcgagtcaaaatgatctacccactacaaaaatgcaaaacatctatttattttcaaacgtattgaggattatttgtacgtacaatgtatgttgatgtaccttacataaccaaatgagccaatattgcaaaacacacataattaactattaacattttttctaattacctgagtttactttgatgacttgcactgaattgaaccagccagggatgcatagtccggacagtagctgctgatagccagcctcaagcacacttccaaatgtttatcagtcgtggataatatccgtatcataatatccgtataatattccatatccgtatggaagtcatatgttttttgcctttttacttggtccagctccttcactcattttagtgaccataaactttagcgagggcttaaaatctgacgcaattcgccgactagcttagcactttgcatcgttgtttacgcatgagcggtgacctaaaggtcaaaattcagttgtcatctgactggttgtcctgtatgtcaatcaagtaacggggatggatgataggctgacatggtaagttctgctgcacttagagacgttgtttgatttgattggtcgcccgaagggcaacattcagttgtcatctgaatggctgccctgtatgtcaatcaagtgacggcattgatgctgggatgatatttttttaatgtcacgccgcgatcgaccagcgatcgaccagtaccacctccgcgatcgaccggtagatcccgatcgacttaatgagcacccctggcctagTACTTTTCGAGCTAATAAACCTTAGCTGAGTGACTGATGTTGTCCCAGTAAGGACCCGGATAGTCCAGTTTTCCTCGTAGAATCTGGTCAAAGAGATCCTCTTGATGGTTGCTTTCACTGCAACGTAGAGATAAATATATGTATCGGCTAGTACCGTTCAATGCTAGCATTACTTGCTACTCTGCTTAGTCACGGACATACCTTCTAAAAGGAGGGAAACCACACAGGAGGATGTACGTGATGACTCCAGCAGCCCAGATGTCCACCTTGACTCCGTAGCTGGGGAGgagacgacacacacacacacacacacacacatgtggctaattaacctagcatgtttttggaatgtgggaggaaaccgcaaaaaacccacacatgcacggggagaacatgcaaactccacacagaaatagccgagggtgggatcgaactcaggtttccttgctgcgaggtctgcgcgctaaccactcgcccaccgtgcagccctataatcacccttatactcctattatttattgttcaaTGAATAAAACagcataatattattttttttctaaactcaataagccaaaaatgtaccacttccacacatgatGGGAGAGAACTGACTTCATGCAGCATGTAGGTGGTATAGTGTAAGGTATTGTGACCATAGTACTACATAtcaccagtggcgtcattaggcctattttaggggggcttcagtccctCTAAAATGTTCTCAAGCCCccactaaataatttgatatttttaatagatttaatagataatttttttaatttattattattattatttattattattatttattattttttgtatcattttattCTTCAATTTTTCCCAGGCATGTatgtgaaaaaatattgaatatttttgggcTTTTTGGGCTGTGTGGACTCCACTAAACAGAAAGTATTCTTGATATTAATACTACAGTAGGAATAAGAATTATATGCCATGCTGTAAAAAGCCCCCctccaaaatgttcttaagcccccctaaataattagatattttttaatagattttttaaaaaaaattttggattaaattttttttatagataaaaaaaaattataaaaatatctgacaaatttcatataatagtgcaaaagcaggctaataagcaagccaataagcagcctactagaagtagtagtaataatcagaagaagaataatgatgatagtaataataataggctaattaataatataatagggcggcacggcggtctagtggttagcgcgcagacctcacagctaggagaccagggtttaattccaccctcggccgtctctgtgtggagtttgcatgttctccccgtgcatgcgtgggttttctccgggtactccggtttgtcctcagaacctagtgacgcccctgcatATCACTATTGCTTGATTTTCAAtaaagtgtagaattactacgctgatgggaaaaaaagagcGGGTGATGCTGGGAACACGGAGAGCAGgtagcattgcaaggtttctacagtattcattcattcattcattcattcattcattttctaccgctttttcctcacgagggtcacggggggtgctggagcctatcccagctgtcttggggcgagaggcggggtacaccctggactggtggccagccaatcccagggcacatatagacaaacaaccattcacactcacattcatacctatggacaatttggagtggctaattaacctagcatgttttttttggaatgtgggaggaaaccggagtacccggagaaaacccacgcatgcacggggagaacatgcaaactccacacagagatggccgagggtggaattgaactcgggtctcctagctgtgaggtatacGCGTTTACCACTCGAACCGCcgtgccgtgcagcccatgacaatattccatttattaattatgaatCGTACTTAGCGGAGACCAAAATCGGGGTGAAAATTGGATCGGATGGCATCCGTCATTTGTTAGTggccacacccccccccccatgcgtATGTTATGTAAGCTGTGGCGTGCGTGCCGTGTACGACATgtggatgtgtttgtgtgcattcatacctatggacaatttggagtggctaattaacctagcatgttttttttggaatgtgggaggaaaccggagtacccggagaaaacccacggggagaacatgcaaactccacacagagatgtgccgagggtgggaattgaaccctggtctcctagctgtgaggtctgcgcgctaaccactcgaccgccgtgccgccctctacAGTATTCATCATAcacatatgatgatgatatgatatgtaTTATCATTGGCCGTATCtcacagtctgattggcttctgcCCGCCCTCTTCCCGCCGGAGAGATTTTCTCGAAAACGAAATATCGTCATATTCCAAATCCAAACCGTCTTACCCAGATTCCGCTATGATTTCAGGCGCCACGTACGTCGGCGTCCCGCACACGGTAAACAGAGGTCCTTCCACCACAGTAGCAAGACCGAAGTCCCCCAGTTTGAGAGACTTGGCGCCGTCAGGACCCTCAAACACCTGTGAGTAGACACAGAAGCACCTTGGTCACGTTTTGGATCAGAACCAGACCCCCGTCGGTGCGACAAGAAAGACGTACCAGCAGGTTCTCCGGTTTGATGTCTCTGTGGACGATGTTCATGGCGTGGAGGTACTTGAGTGCGGCGGCCAAGTCGCACACCATGACGCTGGCGCTCGTCTCCGTGAACTTGGCCGAGGACGTGAGGGCATCAAACAAGTCGCCGCCCTGCGACGCAGACGTTACTCTGCATTGTACGTCTTTAAAGAAGTACTACGTATCTACTTCCTGCCGTGTGTACCTTCACCAGCTCCATGACCAGACAGCGCTCAGTGGGCGTGTCCACCTCCTCAACCAGCATGATGACGTTGGGGTGCTTCACGCGACGCAGCACGGCCACCTCGTTCTCCATCAGGTGCTCCTGCCCGGAGAGGACAGGACGTCATCATCGCGTCAGCGACGTGAAGATAAAAAGGCAGACGCACCAAAAAAAGGACACACCTTGCCGCTACACTTGGCTTTGTCCATGATCTTCAGGGCAAACTCTTTCCCCGTGGACCTGAAGCAGCGAGAAAAGTCTTAGTtcatttttgttcacttcctgctttcctaatataatttcatttttttgttaattatttttattacatttttgtatttgtaatttaatttcatttaatttatttttttatttatgtcacgaaccgaagtaggaggtgatatgagcatacaatgacataatggttaccatagtaacggtcaatatagtgatatataatgTAAGAAggtagaaggtcataaacaagcttCCTATGTTtaatatgtgttattttctcttattatgtcgtgCATATTGGATAACAGGACactgaaggtgactataggggtgttatttcatgccttgagggctttaattatgttaaaacgtgtatttagaaggtcatagacaagctttctatgttttatatgtcttattttctcaaattatgtctactatattgggtaacaggagagtgaagttgactataggggtgttatttcatgtcttaaaggctctaattatgttaaaacgtgcatttagaaggtcataaacaagctttctatgttttatatgtcttattttctctaattatgtctactatattgggtaactggagagtgaaggtgactataggggtgttatttcatgtctaaaggactctaatcatgttaaaactgtatttagaaggttataaaaaaGCTTCCTATAGTtaatatgtgttattttctcaaattatgtctactatattgggtaacaggagactgaaggtgactataggggtgttatttcatgtcttgagggctttaattatgttaaaacgtgtatttagaaggtcataaacaagctttctatgttttatatgtcttattttctctaattatgtctactgtattgggtaactGAAGAGTggagttgactataggggtgttatttcatgtcttgagggctctaattatgttaaaacatgcatttagaaagtcataaacaagctttctatgttttatatgtcttattttctctaattatgtctactgtattgggtaactggagagtgaaggtgactatagggttgttatttcatgtctaaaggactctaatcatgttaaaactgtatttagaaggttataaaaaaGCTTCCTATAGTtaatatgtgttattttctcaaattatgtctactatattgggtaacaggagactgaaggtgactataggggtgttatttcatgtcttgagggctttaattatgttaaaacgtgtatttagaaggtcataaacaagctttctatgttttatatgtcttattttctcttattatgtcgactatattgggtaacggGAGAGTggagttgactataggggtgctattccatgacttgagggctctaattagGTTGAAACATgcatttagaagatcataaaaaAGCTTCCTATATTtaatatgtgttattttctctaattatgcctactatattgggtaacaggagagtgaaattgactataggggtgttatttcatgtctaaaggactctaatcatgtttaaactgtatttagaaggtcataaaaaagCTTCCTATATTtaatatgtgttattttctcttattatgtcgactatattgggtaacaggagagtgaagttgactataggggtgttatttcatgtctaaaggactctaatcatgttaaaactgtatttagaaggttataataAAGCTTCCTATATCtaatatgtgttattttctcttattatgtcgactatattgggtaacaggagactgaaggtgactataggggtgttatttcatgtctaaaggactctaatcatgtttatatatattccACTTCcaaaatcctacctctccacaCACTCCCTGACCACGGCAAAGTTGCCATCGCCGATAACTTTGCCGACGGCGTACTTGTCCAGGATGTTGGAGGACAGGCGGTCGCCATGGTTACCACCGACTGCACCAGAGACAAATGAGACATGGACAGAGTCAAGGTACTCAAGGAAGGTGCAAAGAAGGGGAGACAATTAGGAAAGGAAGCCAAGAAGGGGATGAAAAAGTCGAACGGGACGCACCCCCTGGATCGCTGGTCTCCCCCTGGTGGTTGTTGGGTGAAGCGTTGTTTGAACCGAGTTGTATTATTAGCATGCGTGATGGTAGCGTGTTTGgtctcaattggatttagatgaggGCAACACACAGCACACATTAAAAGAGGCTAATTGGAAAGCTCACCTGCAGAAGGAGACTTGCCCCGTCGCAACGGTCCAGGACTCTTGGCCGTCCGGTTCGGAGTAAGAGAGCGAGTG
Protein-coding regions in this window:
- the LOC131107424 gene encoding serine/threonine-protein kinase DCLK2-like isoform X1 codes for the protein MSLSRSIEFEHFEEREKPQRTPRSGSSGSHSGSRVHGLTASPAHSAHCSFYRTRTLQSLTSEKRARKVRFYRNGDKYFKGLVYAVSADRFRSMDALLAELTRSLSDNVNLPQGVRTLYTLDGGRKICSLDEIVEGESYVCASNEPFRCVDYIKNINPNWSVGSKTGTSRSLSSLVPSKSEHRHHHHHHHHHHQQQQHQQQHHRDPKDFIKPKLVTVIRSGVKPRKAVRVLLNKKTVHSLDQVLADITDAIKLDSGAVKRLYTLQGKQITCLQDFFGNDDVFIACGPEKYRYAQDDFVLDHSGKASTAFVTECKVLKSSYTRSLTPNRTAKSPGPLRRGKSPSAVGGNHGDRLSSNILDKYAVGKVIGDGNFAVVRECVERSTGKEFALKIMDKAKCSGKEHLMENEVAVLRRVKHPNVIMLVEEVDTPTERCLVMELVKGGDLFDALTSSAKFTETSASVMVCDLAAALKYLHAMNIVHRDIKPENLLVFEGPDGAKSLKLGDFGLATVVEGPLFTVCGTPTYVAPEIIAESGYGVKVDIWAAGVITYILLCGFPPFRSESNHQEDLFDQILRGKLDYPGPYWDNISHSAKELIRKMLQVNTEERYTAKDVLAHPWLTDDDMTKKNTKAEVTGKPRTHGNAAAAAALSVIVNTAPDKETHPQKSPDPAVTPRISEEPSNKTTDAAASPPTPSTLWSPVDESPSSPPSARSPSPPDTHPPMKHVIFLPLAFPNRQTPPSPPPVHPALFPSPPSTPPTSASPPSPIEERVTTELLEGV
- the LOC131107424 gene encoding serine/threonine-protein kinase DCLK2-like isoform X2: MSLSRSIEFEHFEEREKPQRTPRSGSSGSHSGSRVHGLTASPAHSAHCSFYRTRTLQSLTSEKRARKVRFYRNGDKYFKGLVYAVSADRFRSMDALLAELTRSLSDNVNLPQGVRTLYTLDGGRKICSLDEIVEGESYVCASNEPFRCVDYIKNINPNWSVGSKTGTSRSLSSLVPSKSEHRHHHHHHHHHHQQQQHQQQHHRDPKDFIKPKLVTVIRSGVKPRKAVRVLLNKKTVHSLDQVLADITDAIKLDSGAVKRLYTLQGKQITCLQDFFGNDDVFIACGPEKYRYAQDDFVLDHSECKVLKSSYTRSLTPNRTAKSPGPLRRGKSPSAVGGNHGDRLSSNILDKYAVGKVIGDGNFAVVRECVERSTGKEFALKIMDKAKCSGKEHLMENEVAVLRRVKHPNVIMLVEEVDTPTERCLVMELVKGGDLFDALTSSAKFTETSASVMVCDLAAALKYLHAMNIVHRDIKPENLLVFEGPDGAKSLKLGDFGLATVVEGPLFTVCGTPTYVAPEIIAESGYGVKVDIWAAGVITYILLCGFPPFRSESNHQEDLFDQILRGKLDYPGPYWDNISHSAKELIRKMLQVNTEERYTAKDVLAHPWLTDDDMTKKNTKAEVTGKPRTHGNAAAAAALSVIVNTAPDKETHPQKSPDPAVTPRISEEPSNKTTDAAASPPTPSTLWSPVDESPSSPPSARSPSPPDTHPPMKHVIFLPLAFPNRQTPPSPPPVHPALFPSPPSTPPTSASPPSPIEERVTTELLEGV